From one Gossypium hirsutum isolate 1008001.06 chromosome D08, Gossypium_hirsutum_v2.1, whole genome shotgun sequence genomic stretch:
- the LOC121220229 gene encoding protein LIFEGUARD 2: MWNQPYRKNDTEAGPRPLYPMMLEPPEMRWAFIRKIYSIIAVQLFATIAVAATVITVHPISNFFVSTGAGLALYIVLIITPFITLCPLYYYYQKHPVNYLLLGVFTVSLAFAVGLTCAFTSGKVILESVILTTVVVVALTLYTFWAAKRGHDFNFLGPFLFGAVLVLMVFALIQILFPLGRISVMIYGCLASIIFCGYIIYDTDNLIKRYSYDEYIWAAVSLYLDIINLFLALLTVFRAADS; the protein is encoded by the exons ATGTGGAACCAGCCTTACCGGAAAAATGATACGGAGGCCGGGCCGAGGCCTTTGTATCCTATGATGTTAGAACCGCCGGAGATGAGGTGGGCGTTTATCCGGAAAATTTACTCCATCATTGCTGTTCAGTTGTTTGCTACAATCGCGGTGGCTGCCACGGTGATTACTGTCCATCCGATTTCTAATTTCTTCGTCAGTACTGGCGCCGGCTTGGCTCTTTATATTGTCCTAATTATCACGCCTTTCATTA CTTTGTGTCCATTGTATTACTATTACCAGAAGCATCCAGTGAACTATCTTTTGCTTGGAGTTTTCACAGTTTCTTTAGCTTTTGCTGTTGGACTGACGTGCGCTTTTACCAGTG GGAAGGTTATTTTGGAGTCGGTGATTTTGACGACCGTCGTGGTGGTGGCTCTAACCCTTTACACCTTCTGGGCTGCAAAGAGAGGTCATGATTTCAACTTCCTCGGCCCTTTCCTGTTCGGTGCTGTCCTTGTTCTTATGGTTTTCGCTCTGATCCAG ATACTGTTCCCACTGGGTAGAATCTCGGTGATGATATACGGGTGTTTGGCCTCCATCATCTTCTGCGGCTATATCATATATGACACCGACAACTTGATCAAGCGATATTCTTATGATGAGTACATATGGGCTGCTGTATCTTTGTATTTGGACATCATTAATCTCTTCCTCGCATTGCTTACTGTTTTCAGAGCTGCAGATAGTTGA